The window CGATCAAAAGATTCAAGGAAGAGGAGATCGCCGGGTTCTTCTATCATCCCTATCTGGAGTTCCCGTTTATCCGCAAAGTGGGAGAGCGGGTGGTGTATGAGGAAGGGTCGTACCTGCAGCGGCTGGTGAAGTGCTTTCAACAGCAGCAGTACACGTTTGTACCGCTCCTGTCGCTGGTCAGCCTCGTCCCTTCGATGCGCCAGACCGGCTTTTTTCCGGGGGCGGAGGTGCTGACCGGGGATGTGAACGGCGACGGGATCTCCGAGCTGTTGGTGCGCGAGCCGGACACGGACAGCTGGCTGGCGGCGTCCGGCTCGCTGGAGACGTTCCCCTGCCGGCAGAGCGCACCGTTTGCCTCGCGGGTGATCGGTGCGAAGATGGGGCCGGGCCGTGCGCTCGTCGGCGATGTGAACGGGGACGGCCGGGATGATCTCGTGCTGTGGAACGCGGCGACGGGCACTTGGTCGGTGGCGCTTAGCGACGGTGTGTCGTGGCAGCCGCCTGCCGTCTGGCTGACCGGGGCGGCGCAGGGCGACGCTTGGGAAGCGTTTCTGACCGACTGGAACGGGGATGGGCGCAAGGACATCGCCCTCTGGAACAAGCGGACGGGAGACTGGTATCTGGCGGTGGGCGACGGGGCAAAATTTACACTGGCTGCAGACGGAGTGATCGCGCGCACCGCAACCGACTGGAAGGCCGGTTTCGGCGACGTGGACGGCGACGGGCGGGAGGAGCTGGTGCTGTGGCATCCGGCGACAGGAAGCTGGAACGTCGGGGCGTACGTCGGCACGCGCTTGCAGCTCGGGCCCAGACCTTGGCTGGAACAATGGGCAGTCGGGGCTGGCTGGCAATTTCTGCTCGGGGACTTTGACGGGGATGGGAAGGACGATCTGCTCGTCGTCAACCCGGAGCAGGGGGACTGGCAGATCGCGCGCAGCACTGGCGGCCGGTTCGTGCCGGAAGAAGCGGTGCTGCGGCCGTGGGCGGCAGAACCGAACATGGTGCCGCTGGTCGGCACGTGGTCGCGGGACGGCCGGGCGGGTGTCTGCGCGCGCCATCCGCTGCTGCGCGGCGGCACGGTCGATTTTGCCGTTTCAGTCGTTGGCAAAACAGCAAGAGCAGGCCGTTAGCGGCCTGCTCCTTTTTGTCGTGCGATCTCTTCGGCGA of the Tumebacillus sp. BK434 genome contains:
- a CDS encoding DUF2334 domain-containing protein; the encoded protein is MRKALLRLEDVGPGGFYESEESLWKLRVIADFLSASGVPFHVAMIPRYVNPKTGYDRSIGDRRDPYVQNFLATMRHLQHRGGSLGMHGYRHQYGQAVTGDGFEFAYSDCTADCPPDDDPAASQERGAFERAYASERMRQGFLAVFASGLQVDWFEAPHYTASPNQRNVLEGWTGLFFENDPHSGEMHHVTVHDTDTPLYRGAVYVPTPLFYLDASKPEKEIKRMCKAIKRFKEEEIAGFFYHPYLEFPFIRKVGERVVYEEGSYLQRLVKCFQQQQYTFVPLLSLVSLVPSMRQTGFFPGAEVLTGDVNGDGISELLVREPDTDSWLAASGSLETFPCRQSAPFASRVIGAKMGPGRALVGDVNGDGRDDLVLWNAATGTWSVALSDGVSWQPPAVWLTGAAQGDAWEAFLTDWNGDGRKDIALWNKRTGDWYLAVGDGAKFTLAADGVIARTATDWKAGFGDVDGDGREELVLWHPATGSWNVGAYVGTRLQLGPRPWLEQWAVGAGWQFLLGDFDGDGKDDLLVVNPEQGDWQIARSTGGRFVPEEAVLRPWAAEPNMVPLVGTWSRDGRAGVCARHPLLRGGTVDFAVSVVGKTARAGR